In Rhodamnia argentea isolate NSW1041297 chromosome 4, ASM2092103v1, whole genome shotgun sequence, the following proteins share a genomic window:
- the LOC115741004 gene encoding G-protein coupled receptor 1 isoform X2, whose product MLCSFFNIIGDPSKGFFCYAQGYTTHFFCVASFLWTTVIAFTLHRTVVRHKTDVEDLEAMFHLYVWGTSLVMTIIRSIGNDHGDLGAWCWSQTGRTGKAVHFITFYAPLWGAILYNGFSYFQVIRMLNNATRMAVGMSDRAYHSDARPDMKALNRWGYYPLILIGSWTFGTINRIHDFTEPGHKIFWLSLLDVGTAALMGLFNSIAYGLNSSVRRAIRERLDLVIWPEMIRPWLPNSSRIRNQQQESELVSLKIQDPH is encoded by the exons ATGCTTTGCAGTTTCTTCAACATAATTGG TGATCCATCCAAAGGATTCTTCTGTTATGCTCAGGGCTATACCACCCACTTCTTTTGTGTGGCATCCTTTCTTTGGACAACAGTAATTGCATTTACTCTTCACCGAACGGTTGTTAGACACAAAACGgatgttgaagatttggaggctaTGTTTCACTTGTATGTATGGG GCACATCCCTGGTTATGACCATCATACGCTCTATTGGCAATGATCACGGGGATTTAGGTGCATGGTGTTGGTCACAAACGGGGCGCACAGGAAAG GCAGTCCACTTCATAACGTTTTATGCGCCACTCTGGGGAGCAATCCTTTATAATGGTTTTTCATACTTTCAAGTGATACGCATGTTAAACAATGCCACACGT ATGGCAGTTGGCATGTCAGATCGAGCATACCACTCAGATGCAAGACCTGATATGAAG GCTTTGAACAGGTGGGGATACTATCCGCTCATTCTGATAGGATCGTGGACCTTTGGTACAATCAATCGGATACATGACTTCACTGAACCTGGACATAAGATCTTTTGGCTGTCTCTTCTTGATGTTGGCACTGCTGCTCTGATG GGCCTGTTCAACTCAATAGCATATGGCCTGAATTCTTCGGTGCGACGGGCGATTCGCGAGAGATTGGATCT AGTAATCTGGCCAGAGATGATTAGGCCATGGTTGCCTAACAGTTCAAGGATCAGAAACCAACAGCAAGAGAGTGAACTGGTGTCATTGAAAATCCAAGATCCGCACTGA
- the LOC115741006 gene encoding copper transporter 5.1-like — protein sequence MMHMTFYWSKEVTLLVESWQTTTWTSYAFTLVACFLASAFYQFMEDRRVRLKLASSAEAAAKPPSDADAAASEAPLETPFLRSKVTASAGGKRWTAARVGGGVLFGVNAAIGYLLMLAVMSFNGGVFLSVVCGLGVGYLVFRSGSDDAVTTVRAVADNPCACA from the coding sequence atgatgcataTGACGTTTTACTGGAGCAAGGAGGTGACCCTCCTGGTGGAGTCGTGGCAGACCACCACGTGGACCAGCTACGCCTTCACCCTCGTCGCCTGCTTCCTCGCCTCCGCCTTCTACCAGTTCATGGAGGACCGACGCGTCCGCCTCAAGCTCGCCTCCTCCGCCGAGGCCGCCGCCAAGCCCCCCTCCGACGCCGACGCCGCCGCCTCGGAGGCCCCGCTCGAGACGCCGTTCCTCCGCTCGAAGGTGACGGCGTCGGCCGGCGGGAAGAGGTGGACGGCGGCCCGGGTGGGAGGGGGGGTGCTGTTCGGGGTGAACGCGGCGATCGGGTACCTGCTGATGCTGGCGGTGATGTCGTTCAACGGAGGGGTGTTTCTGAGCGTGGTGTGCGGGCTGGGGGTTGGGTATCTGGTGTTCCGGAGCGGGAGCGACGACGCCGTGACGACGGTGAGGGCCGTCGCTGATAATCCCTGCGCGTGTGCCTAG